A genome region from Cutaneotrichosporon cavernicola HIS019 DNA, chromosome: 5 includes the following:
- a CDS encoding uncharacterized protein (ribosomal protein) yields MLRSALATSSRIGLDFALPSRGFATSAIARAERDGPRFRWSPLDSAPYRRSTGQADRAPTHQLSVFSSRNNVMLTFSDSLGPLFPTISGGTDLTFKKGQRGGYEAAHQAALKMFKKLGEFEDECRTLRPTERIWLKVAFNGTAGQGRTAVADAISGPDGAEIRPLVSRVEDHTPFRIGGTRGRSPRRV; encoded by the coding sequence ATGCTCCGCTCCGCGCTCGCGACGTCGTCCCGCATCGGACTCGACTTTGCCCTTCCTTCGCGCGGCTTCGCAACCTCGGCGATTGCGcgtgccgagcgcgacggccCGCGTTTCCGCTGGTCGCCTCTCGACTCTGCGCCCTACCGTCGCTCTACGGGACAGGCGGACCGCGCGCCAACCCACCAGCTCTCGGTGTTCAGCAGCCGCAACAACGTCATGCTCACATTTTCCGACTCGCTTGGtcccctcttccccacCATTAGCGGCGGCACCGACCTGACGTTCAAGAAGGGCCAGCGGGGCGGGTACGAGGCTGCGCACCAGGCCGCGCTCAAGATGTTCAAAAAGCTCGGCGAGTTTGAGGACGAGTGCCGTACCCTGCGCCCGACTGAGCGTATTTGGCTCAAGGTCGCTTTTAACGGGACGGCGGGGCAGGGGCGAACTGCTGTTGCCGACGCGATTTCGGGGCCGGACGGCGCAGAGATTCGCCCCCTCGTCTCGCGGGTTGAGGACCACACCCCGTTCCGTATTGGCGGGACTCGCGGGCGTTCGCCGCGCCGTGTCTAA
- the SCO1 gene encoding uncharacterized protein (SCO1/SenC) produces MSLRLLRPVLRSRVPARIACAPAVAPRFRYYATEPSKQVKESDNTRASARAANDAAVGPFTWKAAGVFIVVGVGLYFYFTSEKAKVLERRQKELETKSVGRPSIGGPFVLTDHHGKEFTDKDLLGKWTLIYFGFTHCPDICPEELDKMAEVVDAIDKEKGPITLPVFVSVDPARDSVKQVENYVAEFHPRLVGLTGDYDSIKKACKSYRVYFSTPPDAKATDDYLVDHSIFFYLMDPLGQFVDAFGKNTTADDVTAKVREAMGKWEAAGGNKAAGV; encoded by the exons atgTCTCTTCGTCTACTGAGGCCAGTCCTTCGCTCTCGCGTCCCCGCCCGCATTGCGTGTGCTCCAGCCGTCGCGCCCCGCTTCCGCTACTATGCCACAGAACCCAGCAAGCAGGTCAAGGAGAGCGACAATACGCGCGCATCGGCGCGTGCCGCCAACGATGCCGCCGTTGGA CCATTCACTTGGAAGGCTGCTGGCGTGTTcattgtcgtcggcgtcggaTTGTACTTTTACTTTACCAgcgagaaggccaaggtgctcgagcgccgac agaaggagctcgagaccAAGTCTGTCGGGCGGCCCAGCATCGGCGGACCGTTCGTCCTGACCGACCATCACGGCAAGGAGTTTACCGACAAGGACCTGCTGGGCAAGTGGACGCTCATCTACTTTGGCTTTACTCACTGCCCGGACATCTGTCCCGAGGAGCTGGATAAGATggccgaggttgttgacgctatcgacaaggagaagggacCTATTACCTTGCCTGTGTTCGTGAGCGTCGACCCGGCACGCGACTCGGTCAAGCAGGTCGAAAACTATGTCGCCGAGTTCCAcccccgcctcgtcggACTCACGGGCGACTACGACAGCATCAAGAAAGCATGCAAGAGCTACCGCGTGTACTTTTCCACGCCTCCCGATGCCAAGGCTACCGACGACTACCTTGTGGACCACAG catCTTCTTTTACCTGATGGACCCACTGGGCCAGTTTGTCGATGCGTTTGGCAAGAACACGACGGCCGACGATGTGACGGCCAAGGTCCGTGAGGCGATGGGCAAgtgggaggcggcgggcggcaACAAGGCTGCTGGCGTGTAA
- the RPB7 gene encoding uncharacterized protein (SHS2 domain found in N terminus of Rpb7p/Rpc25p/MJ0397) yields MFFLRQLTHNILLHPSYFGAQLEEYVRQKLYEDVEGTCNGKYGYIISVVTINDIGEGKVMPSTGQARFKCVYTAIVMKPFKGEVVDGKVVIVNKLGFLTMVGPLEVFVAYQLLHADMKFDPTTSPHSYRSGDQVIAKGTKVRMEIVGCKMEANGISAIATVKKDYLGPIDDDDVDRDMFA; encoded by the exons ATGTTCTTCCTG CGCCAGCTCACTCACAACATCCTGCTGCACCCGTCGTACTTTGGCGCGCAGCTGGAAGAGTATGTTCGGCAAAAGCTGTacgaggatgtcgagggGACATGTAACGGCAAGTACGG ctACATCATCTCGGTCGTGACGATCAACGACATTGGTGAAGGCAAGGTCATGCCGTCCACTGGCCAGGCGCGCTTCAAGTGCGTCTACACTGCCATTGTCATGAAGCCCttcaagggcgaggtggtcgacggcaaggtcgtcaTTGTCAACAAGCTCGGCTTCTTAACCATGGTCGGGCCTCTCGAGGTCTTTGTCGCGTACCAG CTCCTGCACGCGGATATGAAGTTTGACCCTACGACTTCGCCGCACTCGTACCGATCGGGCGACCAGGTCATCGCCAAGGGCACAAAGGTGCGGATGGAGATTGTGGGATGCAAGATGGAGGCGAACGGCATCTCGGCCATTGCGACTGTCAAGAAGGACTACCTGGGTCCgattgacgacgacgatgtcGACAGGGACATGTTCGCCTGA